From a single Alkalihalophilus pseudofirmus genomic region:
- a CDS encoding TetR/AcrR family transcriptional regulator, protein MSVKPTKDRIIEAALLLFEEQGFHAVTVDKIVKESGTSKGGFYHNFRSKDELLYTIHDSFITYILTKAEDAYTRYNTPAERLYETVKSFVMMFELYRPHVTVFYQESLYLSSDYFQTIKVKRDRYKKMMFRVVEEGIQQGEFRKEIPVPITSMAIFGMTNWTYKWYKDTGKYSINDIALIYADLVMHSVLTPEALQKPENQRFFLKPDSLNC, encoded by the coding sequence ATGAGTGTTAAGCCGACAAAGGATCGGATTATTGAAGCTGCTTTATTATTGTTTGAAGAACAAGGGTTCCATGCTGTAACTGTTGATAAGATTGTGAAAGAAAGCGGGACCTCAAAAGGTGGATTTTATCATAACTTCAGGTCTAAAGATGAACTCTTATATACGATCCATGACTCGTTTATTACATACATCTTAACCAAAGCAGAAGATGCATACACACGCTATAATACACCAGCAGAAAGGCTGTACGAGACCGTAAAGTCCTTTGTTATGATGTTTGAATTATATCGTCCTCACGTAACGGTTTTTTACCAAGAGTCCCTATATTTGAGCTCAGATTACTTTCAAACGATCAAAGTTAAGCGTGATCGTTATAAAAAAATGATGTTTAGAGTGGTAGAAGAAGGCATTCAGCAAGGAGAATTTAGAAAAGAAATACCAGTTCCAATTACATCTATGGCCATTTTTGGAATGACGAACTGGACGTACAAGTGGTATAAGGATACAGGTAAATATTCAATAAATGATATTGCCTTAATTTATGCTGACTTAGTAATGCACTCTGTTTTAACGCCAGAAGCACTGCAAAAACCTGAAAATCAACGGTTCTTTTTGAAACCGGATTCATTGAACTGTTAA
- a CDS encoding dimethylarginine dimethylaminohydrolase family protein, with amino-acid sequence MKQKGCQTEYDTLKTVLLCEPDYMKIEEAINDTQEHYKEENINVEKAKRQHEALVSTLKREQIDVHLLPARKDYPEQVFTRDIGFTIDDTIYVGALKRTIRQGEEKVLKQFLEDHEYSYTEVEGGTIEGGDVIIDGSHIYVGDSSRTSRLTVDQLRAAHPNHEIHLIKFDEKYLHLDCVFNPLSNDTALIYPEAIDDEAVRLLEERYQLIEVSEEEQFTLATNVLSIGNKKVIALPLNKETNAKIKESGFEIIEVDLSEIIKSGGAFRCVTLPLYRK; translated from the coding sequence ATGAAGCAAAAAGGATGCCAAACAGAATATGACACGTTAAAAACCGTCTTACTTTGTGAACCAGACTATATGAAAATAGAAGAAGCGATTAATGATACACAAGAGCATTACAAAGAAGAGAATATTAACGTTGAAAAAGCGAAAAGACAGCACGAAGCACTTGTTTCAACATTAAAGAGAGAGCAGATCGATGTCCATTTACTTCCCGCAAGAAAAGATTATCCAGAACAGGTCTTCACAAGAGATATTGGTTTCACAATTGATGATACGATTTATGTAGGAGCGTTGAAAAGAACGATTCGTCAAGGCGAGGAGAAAGTTTTAAAACAATTCCTAGAAGATCATGAGTACTCCTATACAGAGGTAGAAGGAGGAACGATTGAAGGTGGTGACGTCATAATAGATGGAAGCCACATTTATGTTGGGGACAGCAGCCGTACATCAAGGCTGACCGTCGACCAGCTCAGAGCTGCTCACCCGAATCATGAGATCCACTTAATAAAGTTTGATGAGAAGTATCTTCATCTAGATTGTGTATTTAATCCCCTTTCCAATGATACGGCATTAATTTACCCGGAGGCAATTGATGATGAGGCGGTGAGATTGTTAGAGGAACGATATCAATTAATTGAAGTATCAGAAGAAGAACAATTTACTTTAGCGACAAACGTATTGAGTATAGGCAATAAAAAAGTGATTGCCTTGCCCCTTAATAAAGAGACAAATGCTAAAATCAAAGAATCAGGATTCGAGATTATTGAAGTGGATTTATCTGAAATAATTAAATCAGGAGGAGCATTTCGCTGTGTGACGCTGCCTCTTTACCGAAAATAA
- a CDS encoding lmo0937 family membrane protein gives MWTILIIILILWLLGFSFEIAGNLIHILLVIALIVFIVRMLTGRRA, from the coding sequence ATGTGGACAATCCTCATTATTATTTTAATACTATGGCTGTTGGGCTTTAGCTTTGAGATAGCCGGAAACCTAATTCACATTTTATTAGTGATTGCACTTATTGTCTTTATCGTTCGCATGTTAACGGGTAGAAGGGCTTAG
- a CDS encoding GTP-binding protein, which yields MNKLPVTVLSGYLGAGKTTILNHILHNRDGLKVAVIVNDLSEVNIDASMVKSGGGVSRVDEKLVEMSNGCICCTLREDLLVEVERLANEGKYDYILIESTGIGEPMPVAQTFSYADEASGIDLTTVCRLDTMVTVVDAYRFWHDYESGESLLDRGQAVNDEDEREIVDLLIDQIEFCDVLLLNKCDLVSNEEIDEMEQVLRTLQPQAKFLRISEGKVDPENILNTGLFDFEKSSQSAGWLKELQTEHTPETEEYGISSFVYRRRKPFHPERLMNAIQDWPSMIVRAKGIAWIATRNNIAALLSQAGPSMVFEPAGLWVDAMNDADKAIILEEEPEIRERWDKEHGDRMTELVFIGLELDRKEIEAYFDQCLVTEEEMNQDWTTFNDPIPAWTDVVEVQS from the coding sequence ATGAATAAACTGCCTGTAACGGTGTTAAGCGGCTATTTAGGAGCAGGGAAAACAACGATTTTAAATCATATACTACATAATAGAGATGGACTTAAAGTAGCTGTTATTGTAAATGATTTGAGTGAGGTAAATATTGATGCATCCATGGTGAAGAGTGGCGGAGGGGTTTCGCGGGTCGATGAAAAACTAGTGGAAATGTCGAATGGCTGTATTTGCTGTACATTAAGAGAAGACTTGCTCGTTGAAGTCGAAAGACTGGCAAACGAAGGAAAGTACGACTACATTCTGATCGAATCTACAGGAATCGGCGAACCTATGCCAGTTGCTCAAACATTTTCCTATGCAGACGAAGCAAGCGGTATTGATCTAACAACAGTTTGTCGCTTAGATACAATGGTTACAGTTGTTGATGCCTATCGCTTCTGGCATGACTATGAATCAGGAGAATCATTGCTTGATCGAGGACAAGCCGTCAATGATGAAGATGAACGTGAAATAGTTGACCTTTTAATTGATCAAATTGAATTTTGTGATGTCTTGCTATTAAATAAGTGTGATCTAGTAAGCAATGAAGAGATAGATGAGATGGAGCAAGTGCTGCGTACGTTACAGCCTCAAGCAAAGTTCTTAAGGATTTCAGAAGGAAAAGTAGATCCAGAAAATATTTTAAATACTGGTCTGTTTGATTTTGAGAAATCCAGTCAATCTGCTGGCTGGTTAAAAGAGCTTCAAACAGAACATACTCCAGAAACAGAGGAATACGGTATATCAAGCTTTGTCTATAGAAGGCGTAAACCATTTCATCCTGAAAGACTTATGAATGCTATCCAAGATTGGCCAAGTATGATCGTGCGTGCTAAAGGGATCGCCTGGATTGCGACAAGAAATAATATTGCCGCTCTATTAAGCCAGGCAGGGCCATCTATGGTATTTGAACCTGCCGGGTTATGGGTGGATGCTATGAACGATGCGGATAAAGCAATCATCCTTGAAGAAGAGCCTGAGATTCGTGAGCGGTGGGATAAGGAACATGGAGATCGAATGACTGAGTTAGTATTTATAGGTCTTGAATTGGATCGAAAGGAAATAGAAGCGTATTTTGATCAATGCTTAGTAACAGAGGAAGAAATGAACCAAGACTGGACAACATTTAACGACCCCATTCCAGCATGGACAGATGTTGTTGAAGTGCAATCATGA
- a CDS encoding FAD/NAD(P)-binding protein — MQDWVIIGGGIQGITLASYLLAKKYVPIEQLTIIDPHEEPLAMWKHCTKKVGMSYLRSPSIHHLQPEPFGLEAFAKKKNLHKQQAFVPPYDRPKLSLFNEHCEHLIKDHQIKQSWVQGRVNGLKKNTDFWMIQLESGEVITSRHVVLAIGVGEQPIWPDFAYSLKEEGAKIEHIFDQTKCITSEEDQVLVAGGGISGVQTALKLSSELKNPVTLLTRHPFRVKQFDSHPGWLGPKYMRHFLKKKSYDQRRSLIKQARNRGSLPAELRTMLRRAESEGLVQSIVNEIAETYYDGRIHLTFQDGTSWYGDKVILATGFHPNPPGMDWLTQTIEEEHLTCHTCGYPIVDDHTLEWSENLFVLGALAELSLGPVARNISGARRGAERIIAAHSG; from the coding sequence ATGCAAGATTGGGTAATTATCGGTGGCGGTATTCAAGGGATTACGTTAGCCAGCTACCTCTTGGCTAAAAAATATGTTCCGATTGAGCAGCTAACCATTATCGACCCGCACGAAGAACCTTTAGCGATGTGGAAACATTGTACGAAAAAAGTGGGGATGTCTTATTTGCGCTCTCCTTCTATTCATCATTTGCAGCCAGAACCATTTGGACTAGAGGCCTTTGCGAAGAAAAAAAATCTACATAAGCAACAAGCTTTTGTTCCTCCTTATGACCGGCCAAAGCTCTCATTATTCAACGAGCATTGTGAACATCTAATTAAAGATCATCAAATTAAGCAAAGCTGGGTTCAGGGGCGTGTAAACGGCTTAAAGAAGAATACGGATTTCTGGATGATTCAATTAGAGAGCGGGGAGGTGATAACAAGCAGACATGTTGTTCTTGCTATAGGAGTAGGTGAACAGCCTATTTGGCCAGATTTTGCCTATAGCTTAAAAGAAGAAGGAGCGAAAATCGAGCATATATTTGATCAGACCAAGTGCATAACCTCCGAAGAAGATCAAGTATTAGTAGCAGGAGGGGGAATCAGCGGTGTTCAAACCGCATTAAAATTAAGTAGTGAGTTAAAAAACCCGGTAACCCTTTTGACTAGACATCCATTTCGAGTAAAGCAGTTTGATTCACATCCAGGATGGCTCGGACCAAAATATATGCGGCATTTCTTGAAGAAAAAATCATACGATCAAAGAAGATCGCTGATTAAACAGGCTAGAAACCGCGGTTCGCTTCCGGCTGAGCTGCGCACTATGCTAAGAAGGGCTGAATCAGAAGGTCTAGTGCAGTCGATAGTGAATGAAATAGCTGAAACGTATTATGATGGGCGTATTCATTTGACCTTTCAAGATGGCACTTCTTGGTACGGCGACAAAGTAATTTTAGCTACAGGCTTTCACCCTAATCCACCTGGTATGGACTGGCTCACCCAAACGATAGAAGAAGAGCATTTAACTTGTCATACTTGCGGCTATCCAATTGTAGATGATCATACGCTAGAATGGAGTGAAAATCTTTTTGTCTTAGGGGCACTAGCAGAATTATCCTTAGGACCAGTTGCTAGAAATATATCCGGAGCTAGAAGAGGCGCAGAAAGAATAATAGCTGCACATAGCGGCTGA
- a CDS encoding IDEAL domain-containing protein — protein MNNHFAMDNNVYRQLEIIKSLQKRTESTVQSLYAQAVLEYSMYHFKKSQLLISIDQALESGDREAFSAHSLAYKEHIENHKNGKMIIENGYELHLTFE, from the coding sequence ATGAATAATCACTTTGCGATGGATAACAACGTTTACCGACAATTAGAAATTATTAAGTCACTTCAAAAACGTACAGAATCAACAGTCCAGTCTCTTTACGCCCAGGCCGTTCTTGAATATTCAATGTACCACTTTAAGAAATCTCAATTACTGATTTCAATCGATCAAGCACTAGAGTCCGGAGATCGAGAAGCGTTCTCTGCTCATTCCCTAGCATATAAAGAGCACATCGAAAATCATAAAAATGGGAAAATGATTATAGAAAATGGATATGAGCTTCACCTCACATTTGAATAG
- a CDS encoding DUF3006 domain-containing protein produces MIAVLDRIVDNKAAVLLVGESEKEYTIPLSDLPPDVCEGDSFEVEVNMQGEREHARLVINKHMKKEERISESPVTDMLKQLKANQKSRFKKK; encoded by the coding sequence ATGATTGCTGTACTTGATCGCATTGTAGATAACAAAGCAGCTGTGCTGCTTGTTGGTGAAAGCGAAAAAGAATACACTATACCACTAAGTGATCTACCGCCTGATGTATGTGAAGGAGATTCCTTTGAAGTAGAAGTAAACATGCAAGGTGAGAGGGAGCATGCACGTCTGGTCATTAATAAGCATATGAAAAAAGAAGAGCGAATTTCCGAATCTCCTGTCACTGATATGCTTAAGCAGCTAAAAGCGAATCAAAAAAGCCGTTTTAAGAAAAAATAA
- a CDS encoding MBL fold metallo-hydrolase — MRTVLFTICLMLLLSGCSEISQTSEEKTVKEIGEKELIVTFLDVDQGDATLLQTKDSTVLIDAGRHDRDEVVSLLKEAGVTELDLFVGTHPHADHIGQVAQVLAEFPVTEVWMSGDDHTTRTFERAIQAIADSGADYYEPRAGEEFEIGSLTVEVINPTELTGDFHEGAIGLRMVHGEIAWLFMADIEKEIELELVDNGVNLQADVIKLGHHGSSTSSEEAFLRKVDPMYAVYSAGADNEYGHPHREVIERIDKLNLEWYGTDLHGSIQMISDGSSISIHTENNQQSALNEDGPSDSCININEASINELTMIVHIGEERAQQLIDMRPITNLNELTDINGIGDGRLSEIIEEELACLKN; from the coding sequence ATGAGGACGGTATTATTTACGATTTGTTTGATGTTGCTGCTGAGTGGATGCAGTGAGATAAGTCAAACCTCTGAAGAAAAAACGGTAAAGGAGATTGGCGAAAAAGAACTGATCGTAACGTTTCTAGACGTAGATCAAGGAGATGCAACGTTATTGCAAACGAAAGACTCGACGGTTTTAATTGATGCAGGCAGACATGACAGGGATGAAGTGGTCTCTCTTCTTAAAGAGGCGGGGGTTACTGAACTTGACTTGTTTGTTGGAACTCACCCACATGCTGATCATATCGGCCAAGTGGCTCAAGTACTAGCTGAATTTCCCGTCACAGAAGTGTGGATGTCTGGTGACGATCATACGACTAGAACGTTTGAAAGAGCGATTCAGGCTATTGCAGATTCGGGCGCTGACTATTATGAGCCGCGAGCAGGTGAAGAGTTTGAAATTGGTTCTTTAACGGTTGAAGTGATTAATCCCACTGAATTAACAGGTGATTTTCATGAAGGAGCTATTGGGCTTCGAATGGTGCATGGTGAGATAGCGTGGCTGTTTATGGCTGATATTGAAAAAGAAATTGAGTTGGAATTAGTGGATAATGGAGTGAACCTTCAGGCCGATGTTATCAAGTTAGGGCATCATGGCTCTTCTACCTCAAGCGAGGAGGCGTTCTTACGTAAGGTGGATCCAATGTATGCCGTTTACTCTGCAGGAGCAGATAATGAATATGGTCACCCTCACCGGGAAGTGATCGAGAGAATTGATAAATTAAATCTTGAGTGGTATGGAACAGATCTTCATGGGTCGATTCAAATGATCAGTGACGGCAGCAGTATATCAATACATACGGAAAATAATCAGCAGTCTGCTCTAAATGAGGACGGACCTAGTGACAGCTGTATAAATATAAATGAAGCTTCTATAAACGAGTTAACAATGATTGTTCATATCGGAGAAGAAAGAGCCCAGCAGCTTATAGACATGCGACCTATTACAAATTTGAACGAATTAACAGATATTAATGGAATTGGTGATGGGAGACTCTCTGAGATTATAGAAGAAGAGCTAGCTTGTTTGAAGAACTAA
- a CDS encoding response regulator — MASVLIVDDAAFMRMMIKDILSKNGFEIAGEAANGAEAVNQYKELKPDLVTMDITMPEMDGIEALKAIRETDSSAKVIMCSAMGQQSMVIDAIQSGAKDFIVKPFQADRVLESINKVLG, encoded by the coding sequence ATGGCGTCTGTATTAATTGTAGATGATGCGGCATTTATGCGAATGATGATTAAAGATATCTTATCTAAGAATGGGTTTGAGATTGCTGGAGAAGCGGCTAATGGAGCAGAAGCAGTCAATCAATATAAAGAATTAAAGCCCGATTTAGTCACAATGGATATTACTATGCCTGAAATGGATGGAATTGAAGCTCTTAAAGCGATTAGAGAGACAGATTCTTCTGCAAAAGTGATTATGTGTTCTGCAATGGGACAGCAATCAATGGTGATTGATGCCATTCAGTCTGGTGCAAAAGACTTTATTGTTAAGCCATTTCAAGCAGACCGTGTGCTAGAATCCATTAATAAAGTGTTAGGATAA
- a CDS encoding chemotaxis protein CheW: protein MSNETAARTEMKVIVFQLKDEEYAIEVDYIQSIERMQPVTRIPSTYPFVTGVMNLRGVITPIINLRKRFGIEEKGLDEATRILVIQKGYIEIGFIVDGANDVIDIPVDKIEPTPEVVGGVEAEYLRGVVKLNKRLFTLLNLEKVIQES from the coding sequence GTGTCTAATGAAACAGCTGCGAGAACAGAAATGAAAGTCATTGTTTTTCAATTAAAAGACGAGGAATATGCCATCGAAGTAGATTATATTCAATCGATTGAACGGATGCAGCCCGTCACTAGAATTCCAAGCACATATCCCTTTGTCACCGGTGTAATGAATTTAAGAGGTGTTATTACACCAATTATTAACCTTAGAAAGCGATTTGGCATTGAAGAAAAAGGGTTAGATGAAGCGACGAGAATTCTTGTGATCCAAAAAGGTTACATTGAGATTGGTTTTATCGTTGATGGGGCAAACGATGTCATTGATATTCCAGTTGATAAAATAGAGCCGACCCCTGAAGTGGTCGGCGGCGTTGAAGCTGAATACTTACGAGGTGTAGTCAAGCTTAATAAGCGTTTATTTACGCTCTTAAACTTGGAAAAAGTGATACAAGAATCGTAA